A window of candidate division KSB1 bacterium contains these coding sequences:
- a CDS encoding DUF3467 domain-containing protein translates to MDQNQKKQIDIQLGEKEAEGIYSNLALITHSPAEFIIDFTRILPGSPKTKVFARVIMTPQHAKSFLEAMKNNIEKYENQFGEISNIPDSARNHPIGFQPPENHKESKE, encoded by the coding sequence ATGGATCAAAATCAAAAGAAACAAATTGATATACAGTTGGGTGAAAAAGAAGCAGAAGGAATTTACTCGAATTTGGCCTTAATTACCCATTCTCCGGCTGAATTTATTATTGACTTTACCCGAATTCTTCCGGGTTCTCCCAAGACTAAAGTTTTTGCGCGAGTGATCATGACACCACAACATGCAAAATCGTTTCTGGAAGCAATGAAAAACAATATCGAAAAATATGAAAACCAGTTCGGCGAAATATCCAACATACCTGACTCGGCCAGGAATCATCCAATAGGATTTCAGCCTCCGGAAAATCACAAAGAATCGAAAGAATAA
- a CDS encoding GEVED domain-containing protein, giving the protein MRCRAYSGLWVVFYVLTAFFLFSTTLSAAPTVNGLFYGDNDQSQYQFLAENGTGRGTMYYYLEQDVLYIAVIVSPSVNDNVIDDGQTAYANSVGWTPPHQAEKLIQSDHLNFTFTADGVSYTWKQGYLYDADGDKSPSEADWLSDYHDGSLGGGTLPPGLVSASSMQWNMNNSPWVSTFTGTSNDWKSPYDPASPNSLTAPYELGYPHWDSVNEWEWAMVYEMSIPISNYSGAITLQVNSAHNSPSKDDEEDIPIPPVTLTDYGDLPSPFHTLSTDNGASHLILTENNPTLGSSVDAENDGQPDGKARGDDNNYHDDEDGIQFKSAVSPDYEAILYVTVKNTGYLSAWMDFNGNGNFDTGEQFLSDVTLSTGTHSLTFTPPADAVTGVTYARFRYSTETGLTANGSAADGEVEDYRIEILSLQYVDYGDAFSDNIMNVWWPEAGRGG; this is encoded by the coding sequence ATGAGGTGTAGAGCGTATTCAGGGTTATGGGTAGTATTCTATGTTCTAACTGCTTTTTTTCTGTTCAGCACCACACTTTCGGCCGCTCCGACGGTAAACGGTTTGTTTTACGGAGATAACGATCAAAGTCAATACCAATTTTTGGCTGAAAATGGCACAGGCCGCGGTACAATGTATTACTACCTTGAGCAGGATGTTTTGTATATTGCTGTAATTGTAAGTCCCTCCGTAAATGACAATGTGATAGACGATGGGCAAACCGCATATGCAAACAGCGTGGGCTGGACTCCTCCCCACCAGGCTGAAAAGCTGATTCAATCCGATCATTTGAACTTTACGTTCACAGCAGACGGCGTTTCCTACACCTGGAAACAGGGCTATCTTTATGATGCAGATGGTGATAAAAGCCCCTCTGAAGCGGACTGGCTGTCTGACTATCATGACGGCAGTCTGGGAGGCGGAACCCTACCACCCGGACTCGTATCTGCCAGCTCGATGCAGTGGAATATGAATAACAGTCCATGGGTGAGCACATTCACCGGGACCAGCAATGATTGGAAATCCCCCTATGATCCGGCGAGTCCGAACAGCTTGACGGCTCCATATGAACTGGGTTATCCGCACTGGGACAGTGTGAACGAGTGGGAATGGGCGATGGTGTATGAAATGAGCATTCCCATAAGCAATTATTCCGGCGCCATAACACTGCAGGTAAACAGCGCGCACAATTCTCCTTCCAAAGACGATGAGGAAGACATTCCCATTCCTCCGGTGACACTCACAGATTATGGTGATCTGCCCAGCCCTTTTCATACGCTGAGCACTGATAATGGAGCCAGTCACTTGATTTTAACAGAAAACAATCCCACTCTGGGCAGTAGTGTGGACGCTGAAAATGACGGTCAACCTGACGGCAAAGCCAGGGGTGATGACAATAATTACCATGATGATGAAGACGGCATTCAATTCAAATCAGCTGTTTCACCCGATTATGAGGCAATACTTTACGTTACTGTGAAGAATACAGGATACCTGAGCGCCTGGATGGATTTTAACGGCAATGGAAATTTTGATACAGGTGAGCAATTTCTCTCGGATGTAACCCTGTCAACCGGCACACACAGTTTAACCTTTACCCCACCGGCGGATGCAGTGACTGGAGTCACGTATGCCCGCTTTCGATACAGCACAGAAACCGGATTAACGGCAAATGGTTCAGCTGCAGACGGCGAAGTAGAAGATTACCGGATTGAAATCCTGTCATTGCAATATGTGGATTACGGCGATGCTTTTAGTGATAACATTATGAATGTATGGTGGCCGGAAGCCGGGAGAGGCGGTTGA
- a CDS encoding DMT family transporter, producing the protein MPFIGEISALTAAFFWGSTAYLFDFAGKKIGAFPINVLRVFFACLLLGLLLYIQRGYFYPVHVTRHASFWLGISGIIGLAIGDGALFFAILSIGPRLATLVLALAPPLTTIIAWVFLGEKLGIYALLGITLTITSIVWVVSERGPELQFPKHKTAGIIYGIIAAIGQGLGVIFAKIGLENNIDTISATLLRMAPASIALWIMALFTRQAKPAFLAFNNSRVMGAIIIGTVFGPFLGVWLSIVAVKFTAAGIASTLLSTVPVLVIPVEIILFRRIPSTRAIIGTVLAIAGIALIFMR; encoded by the coding sequence ATGCCTTTTATTGGAGAAATATCAGCTCTTACAGCTGCCTTTTTCTGGGGAAGTACTGCCTATCTGTTTGATTTTGCAGGTAAAAAAATAGGTGCCTTTCCCATTAATGTTCTTCGGGTCTTTTTCGCCTGTCTGTTGCTGGGTTTGCTTTTGTATATTCAGCGGGGATACTTTTATCCCGTGCATGTCACTCGGCACGCTTCCTTTTGGCTGGGCATCAGTGGGATCATTGGGTTGGCAATCGGTGACGGGGCCTTGTTTTTCGCCATCCTGAGCATTGGGCCCAGACTCGCAACGCTGGTTCTCGCTCTCGCGCCGCCATTGACAACAATCATCGCGTGGGTGTTTCTTGGAGAAAAACTGGGGATCTATGCATTGCTTGGAATCACATTAACCATCACATCCATTGTTTGGGTTGTATCCGAACGCGGACCGGAGCTGCAATTTCCCAAACACAAGACGGCCGGAATTATTTATGGGATCATCGCCGCCATAGGCCAGGGATTGGGTGTTATTTTTGCCAAGATCGGACTGGAAAACAATATTGATACGATCTCGGCCACGTTGCTCAGAATGGCGCCTGCCAGTATAGCATTATGGATTATGGCTTTGTTCACGAGGCAGGCAAAACCGGCTTTTCTGGCATTTAATAACAGTCGGGTTATGGGCGCCATTATCATTGGGACCGTTTTCGGGCCGTTTCTTGGGGTATGGCTGTCTATTGTTGCAGTAAAGTTTACCGCGGCAGGTATTGCCTCCACCCTGCTGAGCACAGTTCCGGTCCTTGTGATACCCGTGGAGATCATCTTGTTTCGGAGAATTCCGTCGACGCGCGCGATAATCGGCACGGTGCTGGCCATAGCGGGTATCGCATTGATCTTTATGCGCTGA
- a CDS encoding glycosyltransferase family 4 protein: MNTKQYNILIINWQDITHPLGGGAEVHAHEIFRRVAAKGHHVTFLCCRYGGAATSEWIDGMRVIRCGSRNTFNFLVPFVYQKLNRTYNFDIVFDDINKIPFFTPLFVKKPLIAIVHHFFGKSIFMQASYLQAQYVCQSERLVPFFYRNTPFAVVSDSTRKELRDKGISTDIYALPNAVDVQKYSWLHQKEDKPLIGYLGRLKKYKKIDHLIKALPEIFSHRPDAWCVIIGDGDYKASLIKLVDRLELRDRVHFTGHVTHKEKVQWLNRLWVAVNPSPKEGWGLTVIEANACGVPVIASDSPGLRDSVVHEKTGYLYPYGDLSKMKDYLNMLLDDAELRNKLAVQSRRWAESFQWDASADHALDIIEKITKKQH; the protein is encoded by the coding sequence GTGAATACAAAGCAGTATAACATATTGATCATCAATTGGCAGGATATCACACATCCGCTGGGTGGAGGCGCCGAAGTTCATGCTCACGAAATTTTTCGGCGTGTAGCGGCCAAAGGACACCATGTCACTTTTCTGTGTTGTCGATATGGAGGCGCTGCCACATCGGAATGGATTGACGGCATGCGCGTGATTCGCTGCGGTTCCCGCAATACGTTTAATTTTTTGGTGCCGTTTGTTTATCAAAAACTGAACCGCACGTATAATTTTGATATTGTCTTTGATGATATCAACAAGATACCGTTTTTTACACCGCTCTTTGTCAAAAAACCGCTGATTGCTATTGTGCATCATTTTTTCGGAAAAAGCATTTTCATGCAGGCGTCTTATCTGCAGGCGCAATATGTTTGTCAGAGTGAACGCCTGGTCCCGTTTTTTTATCGAAACACGCCGTTTGCAGTGGTGTCAGACAGTACACGCAAAGAACTGCGGGACAAGGGTATTTCGACTGATATCTATGCTCTGCCGAATGCCGTGGATGTACAAAAATATTCCTGGCTGCACCAAAAAGAGGACAAACCTCTGATCGGGTATCTGGGGCGGTTGAAAAAGTATAAAAAAATCGATCATTTGATAAAGGCTTTGCCGGAAATATTTTCACATAGACCGGATGCCTGGTGTGTGATCATCGGAGACGGAGATTACAAGGCGTCGCTGATAAAGTTAGTGGACAGGCTTGAACTTCGGGATCGTGTACATTTTACCGGTCATGTCACACATAAAGAAAAAGTGCAGTGGCTTAACCGACTATGGGTGGCGGTAAATCCTTCTCCCAAAGAAGGATGGGGACTCACGGTCATCGAGGCCAACGCCTGCGGCGTCCCGGTTATTGCATCTGATTCACCGGGATTGCGGGATTCGGTGGTGCATGAAAAAACCGGCTATCTTTATCCGTACGGCGATTTGAGCAAAATGAAGGATTATCTAAATATGCTATTGGATGATGCAGAATTGAGAAATAAATTAGCGGTGCAGTCGAGACGCTGGGCGGAATCTTTTCAATGGGATGCCTCGGCAGATCATGCACTCGACATTATTGAGAAAATTACAAAAAAACAGCACTGA
- a CDS encoding SGNH/GDSL hydrolase family protein, with translation MQSYKRIFILVIILILPAFAYSKTWKIMPVGNSITAGEGSSSGNGYRDILYNNLSNSGYDIEFVGPNGAPYNGFYQSGAKIDQFLPGGSLNITGQLNTYFPDIVLVMLGTNNTGK, from the coding sequence TTGCAGAGTTATAAAAGAATATTCATTCTGGTCATTATCCTGATTTTACCTGCTTTTGCATATTCCAAGACGTGGAAAATAATGCCGGTGGGTAATTCGATCACTGCCGGTGAAGGCAGCAGCTCGGGCAACGGATATCGAGACATATTATACAACAACCTGAGTAATTCCGGATACGATATCGAGTTTGTCGGCCCCAACGGTGCGCCCTATAACGGTTTTTATCAGAGTGGCGCCAAAATCGATCAATTCTTGCCCGGAGGTTCGCTCAATATTACCGGACAGCTCAACACCTATTTCCCGGACATTGTCCTGGTTATGCTGGGAACCAATAACACGGGAAAATGA
- a CDS encoding DUF4139 domain-containing protein: MRFFQIILISLMVCVVSLSASDIAVTIYNGNMSLVRDVRENKFEMGRQVFEFTDVAASIDPTSVHFKSLTAPGQVHILEQNFEYDLVGMDRLLETYLDQTVQLVTRQENFLQGKLASSNNGYIVLMTQNGKVRAIAKDVIEHVEFPELPAGLKTRPTLVWLLDADKAGTHKTEISYLTGDMSWDAQYVGVVNEDDDRLELSAWVSIHNTSGATYKDAVIKLVAGDLNKASEEKRVQRLDRAMVAAEAPQQFQQEELFEYHLYRLQRPATLKDRQVKQISLFSPQTAPAEKRFIYDGQKQKVRVDLEFMNSEENGLGMPLPKGKVRVYKESKDGAQEFIGEDRIDHTPKDERVRLTLGNAFDVVGERTVKSRERVTSNTRQETVEISLRNHKQNDITVTVVEHFWGDWEFVGSTPKISRRTATLCEFAVDVAADQEKTFTYTVLYRQ; encoded by the coding sequence ATGAGATTCTTTCAGATTATTTTGATCAGCCTGATGGTTTGCGTTGTTTCGTTATCGGCTTCGGATATCGCCGTAACAATCTATAACGGAAACATGTCGTTGGTACGTGATGTTCGGGAAAACAAATTTGAAATGGGACGACAAGTGTTCGAGTTCACTGATGTGGCAGCCTCTATTGATCCCACATCAGTGCATTTCAAGTCTCTGACCGCCCCCGGTCAGGTGCATATTTTGGAACAAAATTTTGAATATGATCTCGTGGGTATGGACCGGTTGTTGGAAACCTATCTGGACCAGACGGTGCAATTGGTAACGCGTCAGGAAAATTTTCTTCAGGGCAAGCTTGCAAGTTCCAATAATGGTTATATTGTTCTCATGACTCAAAACGGCAAAGTCAGAGCAATTGCCAAAGACGTCATTGAGCATGTTGAATTTCCCGAACTGCCCGCTGGTCTGAAAACCCGTCCGACGCTGGTTTGGCTGCTGGATGCCGACAAAGCGGGAACTCATAAAACCGAGATCAGTTACCTTACCGGGGATATGAGCTGGGATGCGCAGTATGTGGGAGTGGTTAATGAGGATGATGATCGGCTCGAGCTTTCCGCCTGGGTTTCTATACATAATACCAGCGGCGCCACCTATAAAGATGCTGTAATAAAGCTGGTTGCAGGAGATCTGAATAAAGCATCTGAAGAGAAAAGAGTACAGCGGCTGGACAGAGCTATGGTTGCCGCAGAAGCCCCGCAGCAGTTTCAGCAGGAAGAATTGTTTGAATATCATCTCTACCGTCTGCAGCGTCCGGCTACGCTCAAAGACCGACAAGTCAAACAAATTTCTCTTTTTTCTCCCCAAACCGCACCGGCGGAAAAACGCTTTATCTATGACGGCCAAAAACAAAAAGTCAGAGTTGATCTTGAGTTTATGAACAGCGAAGAAAACGGGCTCGGCATGCCGCTGCCCAAAGGCAAGGTGCGGGTTTACAAAGAATCAAAAGACGGAGCACAGGAGTTTATCGGAGAAGATCGAATCGATCATACCCCCAAGGATGAGCGGGTGCGTCTGACCCTGGGAAATGCCTTTGATGTGGTTGGCGAACGCACAGTAAAATCACGGGAGCGGGTAACCAGTAACACTCGTCAGGAGACTGTTGAAATATCTTTACGCAACCACAAACAAAACGATATAACCGTTACGGTTGTCGAGCATTTTTGGGGTGATTGGGAGTTTGTTGGCAGCACACCCAAAATATCACGCAGGACCGCCACTCTCTGTGAGTTTGCTGTCGATGTAGCGGCAGATCAAGAAAAAACATTTACGTACACGGTTCTATATCGGCAATAA
- a CDS encoding GEVED domain-containing protein yields the protein MVDTEGVYTGSLAADADDNNDDTNDEDGITFYHDYNNDGIWVEKTDNIFVSNYTYQIKVTVNLGSGYSALLAGWFDFSADGIFGNFDNEIIINNDLFQNGLGKTQPGDLSLAKTAATLTRYYTFTVPDIVGGDYTFIRFRLDTYTEGGGLLSSGFGAGYGEVEDYYATLDDTPPVSSQLTSFEAEQSEKGIRLFWNYENLQNLVGFNVLRSVEEAGQYNQINKSLLLCLEPNPQSFTFTDYDILKNKNYFYKLEALDLNGKSTLYGPVCAAWNTGIEEIPENYKFVDNYPNPFNSNTWFEYVLASAGHVKLRIYNIKGELVRTLVDSHQSKGSYKLKWNAENDRGRFVPTGIYIYQFQCGDYDKTGRMLYMK from the coding sequence ATGGTAGACACAGAGGGCGTATACACCGGTAGTTTGGCTGCCGATGCAGACGACAATAATGATGATACGAATGATGAAGACGGCATCACCTTTTACCATGATTATAACAATGACGGAATCTGGGTGGAAAAAACAGATAATATTTTTGTCAGTAATTATACCTATCAGATCAAAGTCACGGTCAATCTGGGCAGCGGCTATTCAGCTTTATTAGCCGGATGGTTTGATTTCTCCGCAGACGGTATTTTTGGAAACTTTGACAATGAGATTATTATCAATAACGATCTGTTCCAGAATGGTCTGGGCAAAACGCAACCCGGCGACTTGAGTTTGGCAAAAACTGCCGCCACATTGACCCGCTACTATACATTTACCGTTCCCGATATTGTTGGCGGAGATTACACCTTTATCCGATTCAGGCTGGACACCTATACTGAAGGTGGTGGACTTTTATCTTCCGGATTTGGCGCGGGATACGGCGAGGTCGAAGATTATTACGCCACTCTGGATGATACACCGCCGGTCTCTAGCCAATTAACCTCATTCGAGGCGGAACAATCGGAAAAAGGCATCCGCTTATTCTGGAACTATGAAAACCTGCAGAACCTTGTAGGGTTCAATGTGCTGCGAAGCGTTGAAGAAGCAGGTCAATATAACCAAATCAACAAGTCGCTCTTGTTGTGCCTGGAGCCAAACCCGCAGTCTTTTACTTTTACGGATTATGATATCCTGAAAAATAAAAACTATTTTTACAAACTTGAGGCGCTCGATCTGAACGGTAAAAGCACCCTCTACGGTCCGGTTTGCGCTGCATGGAACACGGGAATTGAAGAGATACCGGAAAATTATAAATTCGTGGATAATTATCCGAATCCCTTTAATTCAAATACCTGGTTTGAATATGTACTGGCCTCTGCAGGGCATGTCAAATTACGTATCTATAATATAAAAGGCGAACTCGTCAGGACTCTGGTTGACTCGCATCAATCAAAAGGATCGTACAAGCTGAAATGGAATGCAGAAAATGATAGAGGCCGATTCGTACCGACAGGCATTTACATCTATCAATTCCAATGCGGCGACTATGATAAAACAGGCCGTATGTTGTATATGAAATAA
- the recG gene encoding ATP-dependent DNA helicase RecG, producing MAFPYSLHQPIESLRSIGPKRAVVLQENGIRTIEDLLYYFPRRYLDRSTVTPIARLREGEEVTVAGRIIQKDFVKGRKNRFVLVLKDDTSLLTCVWFSRLSYWQKIFTIGEWLAVSGKVKRFNGYQMTHPDFDRLGGDREGNINTGKIIPVYPSTESLTKVNLDSRGLRRLINAVITGSFLENIKDPLPAAMIERQDLMPLAAALGQIHFPDNFDTLSRSRDRLVFSELFYLELMLAARKKSMTRSEIGIAFKAKQDKTRELLDMLPFKLTDAQERVVAEITADMENEYSMNRLLQGDVGSGKTIVALLSMLIAVENGYQAALMAPTEILAEQHFLTIHSLLERIDVHVVLIVGGQPAATRRQILENIESGFAQIVVGTHAVIQDQVEFRNLGFVVIDEQHRFGVMQRARLRQKGFSPDVLVMTATPIPRTLSMTVYGDLDVSVLDKLPGGRKPVRTTWRLENKRPQIYRFVRDQLAAGAQVYVVFPLVEESEKLDLKAAVDSYEIMKTRFFQNFRIGLLHGRMSSDEKEHTMNRFKAEDIDLLVSTTVIEVGVDVPNATIMVIEHAERFGLTQLHQLRGRVGRGVKQSFCILIAYDPLSDEALTRLNAMAETTDGFVIAERDLKLRGPGDYFGVRQHGLPNLLIADILNDQDILVRARKEAFEFMQNEPKADEWIENPGGDYLMRRFKERSDFALVS from the coding sequence ATGGCATTTCCCTACAGCTTACATCAGCCCATTGAATCATTGCGCAGCATTGGTCCCAAACGGGCTGTTGTTCTGCAGGAAAATGGAATACGGACGATCGAGGATTTGCTGTATTATTTCCCAAGACGCTATCTGGACCGGTCTACGGTAACACCGATTGCCAGATTGCGTGAGGGAGAGGAAGTGACTGTTGCCGGCCGTATCATCCAAAAGGATTTTGTCAAAGGCCGTAAAAACCGGTTCGTCCTTGTGCTCAAAGATGATACGTCGCTGTTAACCTGTGTGTGGTTTTCACGTTTATCCTACTGGCAAAAAATATTTACGATTGGTGAATGGCTTGCCGTGAGCGGCAAAGTCAAACGCTTTAACGGCTATCAGATGACCCATCCCGATTTTGACCGGCTGGGGGGTGATCGTGAGGGCAATATCAATACCGGTAAAATCATTCCGGTATACCCATCAACGGAATCTCTTACCAAGGTCAATCTGGACAGCCGGGGGCTGCGCCGGCTGATCAATGCTGTGATCACGGGCTCCTTTCTTGAAAATATAAAGGATCCTCTGCCCGCCGCCATGATCGAACGTCAGGATCTGATGCCGCTCGCTGCTGCCCTGGGGCAGATTCATTTTCCCGATAATTTCGATACTTTATCCCGTTCCCGAGACCGTCTTGTTTTTAGTGAACTTTTTTATCTTGAACTCATGCTGGCCGCCCGTAAAAAAAGCATGACGCGCAGTGAAATTGGAATCGCGTTTAAAGCGAAACAGGATAAAACCCGTGAACTGCTCGATATGCTGCCGTTTAAACTCACAGATGCTCAGGAACGCGTTGTCGCGGAAATTACGGCAGATATGGAAAATGAGTATTCCATGAACCGCCTTTTGCAGGGTGATGTGGGTTCCGGAAAAACCATTGTCGCCCTGCTATCCATGCTAATTGCAGTAGAAAACGGCTATCAGGCCGCGCTGATGGCGCCCACGGAAATACTGGCCGAACAACACTTTTTAACGATACATTCGCTGCTGGAACGTATCGATGTCCATGTGGTGCTTATTGTCGGCGGGCAGCCTGCAGCAACGCGAAGACAGATTTTGGAAAATATAGAAAGCGGTTTTGCACAAATTGTGGTCGGTACGCATGCTGTGATTCAGGATCAGGTTGAATTTCGCAATCTGGGATTCGTCGTAATCGATGAACAGCACAGATTCGGTGTTATGCAGCGGGCCCGGCTGCGGCAAAAAGGCTTTTCGCCTGATGTTCTGGTTATGACCGCAACGCCCATTCCTCGCACCCTGTCCATGACGGTTTACGGCGACCTCGATGTTTCTGTCCTCGACAAGCTGCCCGGCGGCAGAAAACCCGTTCGTACCACCTGGCGGCTGGAAAACAAGCGTCCGCAAATATACAGGTTTGTGCGCGATCAGCTCGCAGCCGGCGCTCAGGTCTATGTTGTTTTTCCTTTGGTCGAAGAATCAGAAAAACTGGATCTCAAAGCGGCGGTTGATAGTTATGAAATCATGAAAACCAGGTTTTTTCAGAATTTTAGAATCGGACTTTTGCATGGTCGCATGAGCAGTGATGAAAAAGAGCATACCATGAATCGTTTCAAAGCCGAAGATATAGACCTATTGGTCAGTACTACGGTCATTGAGGTTGGTGTTGATGTGCCGAATGCGACCATTATGGTGATTGAACATGCGGAACGCTTTGGCTTGACCCAGTTGCACCAGCTGCGGGGACGCGTTGGACGCGGGGTAAAGCAGTCGTTTTGTATTCTGATCGCTTATGATCCTCTGAGCGATGAGGCGCTGACACGGTTAAATGCAATGGCCGAAACAACGGATGGTTTTGTGATTGCCGAACGCGATCTGAAACTGCGCGGACCGGGCGATTATTTTGGTGTGCGCCAGCATGGATTGCCGAATTTGTTGATCGCCGATATACTGAACGATCAGGATATTCTGGTTCGTGCCAGAAAAGAGGCGTTTGAATTTATGCAAAACGAACCAAAAGCAGATGAGTGGATTGAGAATCCCGGCGGCGATTACCTGATGCGTCGGTTTAAGGAACGCTCTGACTTTGCTTTGGTCAGCTGA
- a CDS encoding class I SAM-dependent methyltransferase → MPKQEQHNQKVWEDFWDPETIDEVYSNSARIIGQVQSLTELDGKRVIEIGAGSGRDGFKLVDLGATVILLDYADNSLKVMKHLAHKMEKPVFLVKGDAFHLPFKDDCMDVVYHQGLLEHFSNPEEIIKENYRITARGGYTLADVPQTFHLYTLIKHLLIWMNKWFAGWETEFTIGQLAAMFRQQGFHIYHRYGSWMRPGLFYRALRKALLKLRINIAPYPKIPLISAAAEAFAKWFKTFSLSFYTFMDIGVIGIKDEREQ, encoded by the coding sequence ATGCCGAAACAGGAACAGCATAATCAAAAAGTGTGGGAGGACTTTTGGGATCCGGAGACGATTGATGAGGTTTATTCCAATTCTGCACGAATCATTGGACAGGTTCAGTCTCTTACAGAACTTGACGGAAAACGGGTTATTGAAATCGGCGCCGGCTCCGGTCGAGACGGGTTCAAGCTCGTTGATCTGGGTGCAACCGTTATTCTGCTCGACTATGCGGACAACTCCCTCAAGGTGATGAAACATTTGGCGCACAAAATGGAAAAGCCGGTCTTTCTGGTAAAAGGAGATGCGTTTCATCTTCCGTTTAAAGATGACTGTATGGATGTGGTCTATCATCAGGGCTTGCTGGAACATTTTAGCAATCCGGAAGAGATTATAAAGGAAAATTACAGAATTACCGCCCGTGGCGGCTATACGCTCGCGGACGTACCACAAACATTTCATTTGTATACACTGATCAAGCATCTTTTAATATGGATGAATAAATGGTTCGCCGGATGGGAAACCGAGTTTACGATTGGTCAACTCGCAGCTATGTTCCGTCAACAGGGTTTTCATATTTATCACCGTTACGGCAGCTGGATGCGTCCGGGGCTGTTTTATCGCGCTCTCCGCAAAGCATTGTTAAAGCTAAGAATCAATATAGCCCCTTATCCGAAAATCCCGTTGATCTCGGCCGCCGCTGAAGCATTTGCCAAATGGTTCAAGACCTTTTCACTGTCCTTTTATACGTTCATGGATATCGGTGTGATCGGTATAAAAGATGAAAGGGAACAGTGA